A DNA window from Cobetia marina contains the following coding sequences:
- a CDS encoding ABC transporter ATP-binding protein, translating to MSRLALSIRGLTKVYGNGFEALKGIDLDVPEGDFFALLGPNGAGKSTTLGVVSSLVQKTAGKVEISGIDIDKDFSKAKYHLGVVPQEFNFNQFEKVQDIVMTQAGYYGMPMKEARPRAERLLKDLGLWDKRDTPSRMLSGGMKRRLMIARALIHKPRLLILDEPTAGVDIELRRSMWEFMRRINREEGTTIILTTHYLEEAESLCRNIAIINHGEIVHNTSMRELLKELDAETFLLDLREPLASAPVIEGFEVSLSDPQQLSLSVRKGQSINTAFAALDRAGITVVSMRNRANRLEELFVDLVERSNAESGIASNVAKEITQ from the coding sequence ATGTCACGACTCGCCTTGTCCATTCGTGGCCTGACCAAGGTCTACGGTAACGGTTTCGAGGCGCTCAAGGGGATTGATCTCGATGTCCCTGAGGGCGATTTCTTTGCACTGCTGGGGCCCAACGGGGCCGGCAAGTCCACGACCCTGGGGGTGGTGAGTTCGCTGGTGCAGAAAACCGCCGGCAAGGTCGAGATCTCGGGCATCGATATCGACAAGGATTTCTCGAAGGCCAAATACCATCTCGGTGTGGTCCCTCAGGAGTTCAACTTCAATCAGTTCGAGAAGGTGCAGGATATCGTGATGACCCAGGCAGGGTATTACGGTATGCCCATGAAGGAAGCGCGCCCGCGTGCCGAGCGCCTGCTCAAGGATCTCGGGCTGTGGGACAAGCGCGATACCCCGTCACGCATGCTGTCCGGTGGCATGAAGCGCCGTCTGATGATTGCCCGCGCGCTGATTCACAAGCCGCGTCTGCTGATTCTCGATGAGCCGACTGCCGGGGTGGATATCGAGCTGCGTCGCTCGATGTGGGAGTTCATGCGGCGCATCAACCGTGAGGAGGGCACTACCATCATCCTCACCACGCATTATCTGGAAGAGGCCGAGAGCCTGTGCCGCAATATCGCCATCATCAATCACGGCGAGATCGTGCATAACACCAGCATGCGCGAGCTGCTCAAGGAGCTGGACGCCGAAACCTTCCTGCTCGATCTACGTGAGCCGCTTGCCAGCGCGCCGGTCATCGAGGGATTCGAGGTCTCTCTGAGCGATCCCCAGCAGCTGTCGCTGTCCGTACGCAAGGGCCAGTCGATCAACACCGCCTTCGCGGCGCTGGATCGCGCCGGGATCACCGTGGTGTCGATGCGCAATCGCGCCAATCGTCTCGAGGAGCTGTTCGTCGACCTGGTCGAGCGCTCCAATGCCGAAAGCGGTATCGCCTCCAATGTCGCCAAGGAGATCACGCAGTGA
- a CDS encoding ABC transporter permease yields the protein MNPRQLWVALVTIVVKEVRRFTRIWPQTLLPPSITMTLYFVIFGNLIGSRIGTMDGISYMDYIVPGLIMMSVITNSYSNVASSFFSNKFQRSIEELMVSPLPSWIILLGYIIGGAVRGLGVGIIVTAVAFLFTDLDIHHPILTIMVVVLTALLFSIGGFVNALFARKFDDISIIPTFVLTPLTYLGGVFYSIHMLPDFWQTVSLANPILYMVNTFRYGILGVSDISVGPAMAAIVAFIIGLFAFALWLLERGKGIRS from the coding sequence GTGAACCCCCGTCAGCTATGGGTGGCTCTGGTCACCATCGTCGTCAAGGAAGTTCGTCGTTTCACGCGTATCTGGCCGCAGACGCTGCTGCCGCCGTCCATCACCATGACGCTGTACTTCGTCATCTTCGGCAATCTCATCGGCTCGCGCATCGGTACCATGGATGGCATCAGCTACATGGATTACATCGTGCCGGGGCTGATCATGATGTCGGTGATCACCAACTCCTATTCCAACGTGGCCTCGTCGTTCTTCTCCAACAAGTTCCAGCGCAGCATCGAGGAGCTGATGGTCTCGCCGCTGCCGTCCTGGATCATCCTGCTCGGCTATATCATCGGTGGCGCCGTGCGCGGGCTCGGTGTCGGCATCATCGTCACCGCCGTGGCCTTCCTGTTCACGGATCTCGATATCCATCACCCGATCCTGACCATCATGGTCGTGGTGCTGACGGCGCTGCTGTTCTCCATCGGTGGCTTCGTCAATGCGCTGTTCGCACGCAAGTTCGACGATATCTCGATCATTCCGACCTTCGTGCTGACCCCGCTGACCTATCTCGGTGGCGTCTTCTATTCCATCCACATGCTGCCGGACTTCTGGCAGACGGTGTCACTGGCCAACCCGATTCTCTACATGGTCAACACCTTCCGCTACGGCATTCTGGGGGTCTCGGACATCAGTGTCGGTCCGGCGATGGCGGCCATCGTGGCCTTCATCATCGGCCTGTTCGCCTTCGCGCTGTGGCTGCTGGAGCGTGGCAAGGGCATCCGCAGCTGA